One Pseudonocardia abyssalis DNA segment encodes these proteins:
- the accD gene encoding acetyl-CoA carboxylase, carboxyltransferase subunit beta yields MTTTEWLVCDGCAAMIYGRRFARAGRICPECGWHAPLTAPQRLASLLDPGSVRTLELVVADADLPEFTDLRPYSDRLRDARARTGLAEAVVCARGRIDDNPVVVAAMDFRFLGGSLGTAVGEAVTRAAEIALRERTPLLIVTASGGARMQEGILSLMQMAKTSQALGQLDEAGVLTVSLITDPTYGGVAASFATSTDVIIAEPRARLGFAGRRVIEQTIRETLPAGFQTAEFLLEHGVIDMIRSRAELRATLARLLSVASRRPVSDDRAPAPQPAGPALITDADRLPERDPWLCVRAARRLGRPTTLDHVAMLVDGFDELHGDRSSADCPALVAGLGRFEGVPVVVIGTQKGHDGAELAARNYGMPSPAGYRKAARVMRLAAKLGLPVITLIDTAGAHPGVDAERHGQAVAIAQNLVLMAGLPVPVVAVVTGEGGSGGALALTVADRILMCENAVYSVISAEGCAAILWKDPAAAPLAATALRVDARSLLRLGIVDGVVPEPGEGAETDPVAASEALRAALAQTLGELLPLDQMTLVTARRARFRRFGSDTAVLVDPAAAGRPDRVVSR; encoded by the coding sequence GTGACGACCACGGAATGGCTGGTCTGCGACGGCTGCGCCGCGATGATCTACGGCAGGCGGTTCGCCCGAGCCGGGCGGATCTGCCCGGAGTGCGGCTGGCACGCCCCGCTGACCGCGCCGCAGCGGCTGGCGAGCCTGCTCGACCCCGGTTCGGTGCGGACGCTCGAACTGGTCGTCGCCGACGCCGACCTGCCCGAGTTCACCGACCTGCGGCCCTACTCCGACCGGCTCCGCGACGCCCGCGCCCGCACCGGGCTGGCCGAGGCCGTGGTCTGTGCCCGCGGCCGGATCGACGACAACCCGGTCGTCGTCGCCGCGATGGACTTCCGGTTCCTGGGCGGCAGCCTCGGGACGGCCGTCGGCGAGGCGGTGACCCGGGCCGCGGAGATCGCGCTGCGGGAGCGCACCCCGCTGCTGATCGTCACGGCATCGGGTGGGGCCCGCATGCAGGAGGGAATCCTGTCGCTGATGCAGATGGCCAAGACGAGCCAGGCGCTCGGCCAGCTCGACGAGGCCGGCGTCCTCACGGTCTCGCTGATCACCGATCCCACCTACGGCGGGGTGGCGGCGTCGTTCGCCACCTCGACCGACGTGATCATCGCCGAACCCCGGGCCCGGCTCGGGTTCGCCGGGCGCCGGGTCATCGAGCAGACGATCCGCGAGACCCTGCCGGCCGGGTTCCAGACCGCGGAGTTCCTGCTCGAACACGGTGTGATCGACATGATCCGGTCGCGGGCGGAGCTGCGGGCGACGCTGGCCCGGCTGCTCTCGGTGGCGAGCAGGCGCCCCGTCTCCGACGACCGGGCCCCTGCCCCGCAACCCGCGGGCCCCGCCCTGATCACCGACGCCGACCGGCTGCCCGAGCGGGACCCCTGGCTGTGCGTGCGGGCCGCGCGCCGGCTCGGCAGGCCCACGACGCTGGACCACGTCGCGATGCTGGTCGACGGGTTCGACGAGCTGCACGGCGACCGCAGCTCGGCTGACTGCCCGGCGCTGGTCGCCGGCCTCGGCCGGTTCGAGGGGGTCCCGGTGGTGGTGATCGGGACCCAGAAGGGACACGACGGCGCCGAGCTGGCCGCCCGCAACTACGGCATGCCGAGCCCGGCCGGCTACCGCAAGGCGGCCCGGGTGATGCGGCTGGCGGCGAAGCTCGGCCTGCCGGTGATCACCCTGATCGACACCGCGGGCGCCCACCCCGGCGTCGACGCCGAGCGGCACGGGCAGGCCGTCGCCATCGCGCAGAACCTCGTGCTGATGGCCGGGCTGCCGGTCCCGGTCGTGGCCGTGGTGACAGGGGAGGGCGGCAGTGGCGGCGCGCTCGCGCTGACCGTCGCCGACCGCATCCTGATGTGCGAGAACGCGGTGTACTCGGTGATCAGTGCCGAGGGCTGTGCCGCGATCCTGTGGAAGGACCCGGCCGCGGCGCCGCTCGCCGCGACCGCCCTGCGTGTCGACGCCCGGTCGCTGCTGCGGCTCGGGATCGTCGACGGCGTGGTGCCCGAGCCGGGCGAGGGCGCCGAGACCGATCCGGTGGCGGCGTCCGAGGCGCTGCGCGCCGCGCTGGCGCAGACCCTCGGTGAGCTGCTGCCGCTGGACCAGATGACGCTCGTGACGGCCCGCCGGGCCCGGTTCCGGCGCTTCGGCTCGGACACGGCGGTGCTCGTGGACCCGGCCGCCGCCGGGCGCCCGGACCGGGTGGTGTCGCGATGA
- a CDS encoding acetyl-CoA carboxylase biotin carboxyl carrier protein, producing the protein MTPPEDVERVAVVLREQVLILLAQAARTPSAVRMTAGGVTVEVDWAAPSPAAPSPAAPSPAAPSPGPAAPAVEPEPDTVALCAETVGVFYRAPEPGATPFVAVGDEVRVGQQVGIVEAMKLMIPVEARRAGRVADFLVADGMAVEHGQPLLLLYP; encoded by the coding sequence ATGACCCCGCCCGAGGACGTCGAGCGGGTGGCGGTGGTGCTGCGCGAGCAGGTGCTGATCCTGCTCGCGCAGGCGGCCCGCACGCCCTCGGCCGTGCGGATGACCGCGGGCGGGGTGACCGTCGAGGTCGACTGGGCCGCCCCGTCCCCGGCTGCCCCGTCCCCGGCCGCCCCGTCCCCGGCTGCCCCGTCCCCGGGGCCCGCGGCACCCGCCGTCGAGCCGGAACCCGACACCGTCGCCCTGTGCGCGGAGACCGTGGGGGTCTTCTACCGGGCCCCGGAGCCCGGCGCCACGCCCTTCGTCGCGGTCGGGGACGAGGTCCGGGTCGGGCAGCAGGTGGGGATCGTCGAGGCGATGAAGCTGATGATCCCCGTGGAGGCGAGGCGGGCCGGGCGGGTGGCGGACTTCCTCGTCGCCGACGGGATGGCGGTCGAGCACGGCCAGCCACTGCTCCTGCTGTACCCCTGA
- a CDS encoding carbohydrate ABC transporter permease, with product MRGHAVLAVLGVLCVFPIYWLYATALRRPEDVYSQNPLPWPMSLLNVVDAAAKVDVVGLMVNTTAVALLTALGQLLTALLAAYAFAAWRFPFQRLLYLAFIGTWLVPFQVTMLPNYSLLLQLGLLNTLAGVVVPNLCSALGVLLLRQHLDSFPKELLEASAMDGRSSWTTLWTVVVPNVRPALAALSILLFINAWNEYFWPAMVLQRSNAVIQLGLRSFMGTEGNDWGPLMALAGLACLPIFALYLVLQRHIVHAFVRSGLK from the coding sequence GTGCGAGGGCACGCCGTGCTGGCGGTGCTCGGCGTGCTGTGCGTCTTCCCGATCTACTGGCTCTACGCCACGGCGCTGCGCCGGCCGGAGGACGTCTACTCGCAGAACCCCCTGCCGTGGCCGATGTCGCTGCTCAACGTCGTCGACGCTGCGGCGAAGGTCGACGTGGTCGGGCTGATGGTCAACACGACGGCGGTGGCCCTGCTGACGGCGCTGGGCCAGCTGCTGACCGCGCTGCTGGCCGCATACGCCTTCGCCGCGTGGCGCTTCCCGTTCCAACGGCTGCTCTACCTCGCATTCATCGGCACCTGGCTGGTGCCGTTCCAGGTGACGATGCTGCCCAACTACTCGCTGCTGCTGCAGCTCGGGCTGCTCAACACCCTCGCGGGCGTCGTCGTGCCCAACCTGTGTTCCGCGCTGGGCGTGCTGTTGCTGCGCCAGCACCTCGACAGCTTCCCCAAGGAGCTGCTGGAGGCCTCGGCGATGGACGGCCGCTCGTCCTGGACGACGCTGTGGACGGTGGTGGTGCCCAATGTGCGCCCCGCGCTGGCCGCGCTGTCGATCCTGCTGTTCATCAACGCGTGGAACGAGTACTTCTGGCCCGCGATGGTGCTGCAGCGCAGCAACGCGGTGATCCAGCTGGGTCTGCGCAGCTTCATGGGCACCGAGGGCAACGACTGGGGCCCGCTGATGGCTCTGGCCGGACTGGCGTGCCTGCCCATCTTCGCGCTCTACCTGGTGCTGCAGCGCCACATCGTGCACGCGTTCGTGCGGTCGGGGCTCAAGTAG